The sequence below is a genomic window from Nilaparvata lugens isolate BPH unplaced genomic scaffold, ASM1435652v1 scaffold10403, whole genome shotgun sequence.
AGAGAGTAcattttcttctcctcatctCAAAAATCGGTTAGCACACTGACATTCTTCTCTATTCTAGACACACAAAAGTAAATTAAATTGTTTCATTGAACTTGATCATTAAGTGTGCcagtggccctgaaaagggccaaCTAATTTCTAATTTGTGTATATTAGAGGGTGACGACAGACAGACAACCTATGTGAGAGAATAAAGCCGATATGTCTAGGAGACAGACAGTAACCACTATAGTGACAAacattgatataatataataattgaaaaataaatgtattgctggccctgaaaagggcctTTGTGGTTCAACACCAAGAGTCGAATGCGCGCGAGCGCGCAGTAGCAAGGCAAGCAGACTTAAGCCTTCTTCTCGGTCTTTTTCGGCAAGAGGACAGCCTGGATGTTGGGCAGGACACCACCCTGTGCGATTGTTACGCCGGACAACAGCTTGTTCAGCTCCTCGTCGTTCCTGATTGCCAGTTGCAAGTGACGCGGAATGATACGAGTCTTCTTGTTGTCACGGGCGGCGTTGCCAGCCAACTCCAACACTTCAGCGGCCAGGTACTCCATGACAGCGGCCAGATAGACGGGAGCACCAGCACCAACACGCTCGGCGTAGTTGCCTTTGCGAAGCAGACGATGGATACGACCGACTGGGAACTGGAGTCCGGCACGGGATGAGCGAGACTTTGCCTTTCCCTTCACTTTTCCGCCTTTGCCTCTGCCTGACATGATGCTGGTTGTGGTTTGTTGATCGGTGCTGTAGAAACGATGGAATAAGAATGAAAATCTGTTGCAAATCGGCACCTATATATAGGCAATGTGTGGCACGAATTTCGACCAATTAGAGTAGACGTGACATGATTGGTAGCAATCATAGCCAATAGTTGAATACAAGCATTCTATTGGTCGACAATGTTTCCACACAAAGTCAATAAATAGAGCAGCACTAGAGAAATTTGAACACACTCGTGGACTAGCAGCCCTATTGAGCAGATCTCGTCTAGCAgcaagcagcagcagcagtatgCCACCCAAGACAAGCGGTAAAGCAGCGAAGAAGGCCGGCAAGGCGCAGAAGAACATTGCCAAGggagacaagaagaagaaacgcAAGAGGAAGGAGAGCTATGCCGTGTACATCTACAAGGTGCTGAAGCAAGTTCACCCAGACACCGGTATCTCGTCCAAGGCGATGTCGATCATGAACAGCTTTGTCAACGACATTTTCGAGCGCATCGCGGCCGAGGCAAGCCGACTGGCTCACTACAACAAACGTTCAACCATCACCAGCCGGGAGATCCAGACCGCTGTGCGTCTTCTGCTGCCCGGTGAACTGGCCAAGCACGCAGTCAGTGAAGGAACCAAGGCTGTCACCAAGTACACCAGCTCCAAGTAGagagtttgtgtgtgtgtgtgtgcgcgctCGCCGCCGACTAGCATGCCACCACAACATCCGCTTAACAACAACAAGTGTACCGCATACAAGCGTCAAcggcccttttcagggccaatAGCTgtttgattttcaaaatgaaaataatatatgattttattcatttgcTACCGTCGTCACTCGCCTCACAAGTGTGATGACTATGCTATTACATTGATTGATACACTGTGTGTAACAGTAGTGACAGTGTCTCTTCTGAGTTTGAAGTAGAGATGAATATTAGTCTGATATAGCTAGTTGGCTCTTTTCAGGGCCACTCGCACGTTTCCACAACAAACAATTTTCACATGAGTGGTGAAAGTTCTCTTTTCACTTGTTGCGTCAAACATGAAGAAGCCTACTggcaaaaataattaatgttcatgtttgatcagttgaaaataatacaacaaTATTCTTTTTAACAATTTTTGTCTCAGTGGCCCTGAAAAGAGCCTTGGTCTCCAAACAGTGTGTATGAAAAAACAGCA
It includes:
- the LOC111063283 gene encoding histone H2A, encoding MSGRGKGGKVKGKAKSRSSRAGLQFPVGRIHRLLRKGNYAERVGAGAPVYLAAVMEYLAAEVLELAGNAARDNKKTRIIPRHLQLAIRNDEELNKLLSGVTIAQGGVLPNIQAVLLPKKTEKKA
- the LOC111063930 gene encoding histone H2B — encoded protein: MPPKTSGKAAKKAGKAQKNIAKGDKKKKRKRKESYAVYIYKVLKQVHPDTGISSKAMSIMNSFVNDIFERIAAEASRLAHYNKRSTITSREIQTAVRLLLPGELAKHAVSEGTKAVTKYTSSK